The proteins below are encoded in one region of Sphingobium yanoikuyae:
- a CDS encoding XdhC family protein: MNDNGAVIRKAIEWRGAPMALATVVSTWGSAPRPRGSHMIVHQDGRLEGSISGGCVETDVLQRAAEVIAGRPGHVAHYGVADGDAWEVGLPCGGEISVLVQPMGEGGFAPDLFDRIAAESAHGRTLTLSTDLDSGITREGAVEGQFLNRYDPPRRLLIVGAVQIAQSLAALAQAIDVTPVVIDPRGRFLTAERFLGIELDDRWPDAAIAARHPGESTAVVTLSHDIKIDDPALIAALAAPTGYVAALGSRRSHAARLERLAAQGFGADDLARIDGPAGLDIGAIGASEIALSITAGMVAGFNAKR, from the coding sequence ATGAACGATAATGGCGCGGTGATCCGCAAGGCGATCGAGTGGCGCGGTGCGCCGATGGCGCTGGCGACAGTCGTGTCGACCTGGGGATCGGCGCCGCGCCCGCGTGGCAGCCACATGATCGTGCATCAGGATGGCCGGCTGGAGGGCAGCATATCGGGCGGCTGTGTCGAGACCGATGTGTTGCAGCGCGCTGCCGAAGTGATTGCCGGCCGGCCCGGCCATGTTGCGCATTATGGCGTGGCCGATGGCGATGCGTGGGAGGTTGGCCTGCCGTGCGGTGGTGAGATCAGCGTGCTGGTGCAGCCGATGGGGGAGGGTGGCTTTGCCCCCGACCTGTTCGACCGGATTGCGGCGGAAAGCGCCCATGGCCGGACGCTGACCTTATCGACCGATCTGGACAGCGGCATCACCCGCGAGGGCGCGGTCGAGGGGCAGTTTCTCAACCGCTATGATCCGCCCCGCCGGTTGCTGATCGTCGGCGCGGTACAGATTGCCCAGTCGCTCGCTGCGCTGGCGCAGGCGATCGACGTCACGCCGGTGGTGATCGACCCGCGCGGCCGCTTCCTGACGGCAGAGCGTTTCCTCGGCATCGAGCTGGACGATCGCTGGCCCGACGCAGCGATCGCCGCGCGCCATCCCGGCGAATCCACCGCTGTCGTGACGCTCAGCCATGACATCAAGATCGATGATCCCGCGCTGATCGCGGCGCTCGCCGCCCCGACCGGCTATGTCGCGGCGCTGGGCTCCCGGCGCAGCCATGCCGCGCGGCTTGAGCGGTTGGCGGCGCAGGGCTTCGGCGCGGACGACCTCGCCCGGATCGACGGGCCGGCGGGGCTGGACATCGGCGCGATCGGCGCCTCGGAAATCGCCCTGTCGATCACCGCCGGCATGGTCGCAGGATTCAACGCCAAACGCTGA
- a CDS encoding YbdD/YjiX family protein, whose amino-acid sequence MNHVLQTLRRMAHLMVGQPDYDAYLRHMRHHHPGHVPMDRTAFFRNRQEARYGGKNGGKCC is encoded by the coding sequence ATGAACCATGTCCTCCAGACGCTGCGGCGCATGGCGCATCTGATGGTCGGCCAGCCCGATTATGACGCCTATCTGCGCCATATGCGCCACCATCATCCCGGCCATGTGCCGATGGACCGCACCGCCTTTTTCCGGAACCGGCAGGAGGCACGCTATGGCGGCAAGAATGGCGGGAAATGCTGCTGA
- a CDS encoding carbon starvation CstA family protein codes for MTRHIPWILTALVGAVSLAVVAVSRGETVNALWIVVASVSCFLVAHRYYALFIAREVMRLDPARPTPAIRRADGLDYVATDRTVLFGHHFAAIAGAGPLVGPVLAAQMGYLPGTLWIIAGVVLAGAVQDFMVLFISMRRDGKSLGELIRMEMGQVAGTIALFGAFMIMVIILAVLALIVVKALAESPWGMFTVAATVPLAMAMGAYTRWIRPGRIGEVSILGLVGLLAAIVYGQAIAQSPVWGPIFTFTPVQLCWILIGYGAVASVLPVWLLLAPRDYLSTFLKIGAIAALAIGIVIMAPPLKMHAVTQFAAGGGPVWSGGLFPFLFITIACGAVSGFHALIASGTTPKLIATESDAPLIGYGAMLMEAFVAIMALVGASILDPGIYFTMNSPAAMIGTDPASVSAAVTAMGFPISPDLIVQTAKDVGEHTIISRAGGAPTLAVAMAEIFSHVFGGPAMKAFWYHFAILFEALFILTAVDAGTRAGRFMLQDLIALAVPSFKDSKSQLPGFIATGLCVAAWGFFLYQGVTDPLGGVNTLWPVFGISNQMLAAIALMLGTAVLFRMKRDRFAWVTMVPAAWLLICTLSAGFLKLFSADAKVGFLAHAAKYSAALDKGEVLAPAKSMAEMRQILFNDYVDAGLVAIFLAVVLALLVFTIRTCIAARRFTAPTAREIPAQLVTTP; via the coding sequence ATGACCCGGCATATTCCATGGATCCTGACCGCGCTGGTGGGCGCGGTGTCGCTGGCGGTCGTCGCGGTCTCGCGCGGCGAAACGGTCAATGCGCTGTGGATCGTCGTCGCATCGGTCAGCTGTTTCCTGGTCGCCCATCGTTACTATGCGCTGTTCATCGCGCGCGAGGTGATGCGGCTCGACCCGGCCCGGCCCACCCCGGCGATCCGCCGCGCCGATGGCCTCGACTATGTCGCGACCGACCGCACCGTGCTGTTCGGCCATCATTTCGCGGCGATCGCCGGAGCGGGGCCGCTGGTGGGGCCGGTGCTGGCGGCGCAGATGGGCTATCTGCCCGGCACGCTGTGGATCATTGCCGGCGTCGTGCTGGCCGGCGCGGTGCAGGACTTCATGGTCCTGTTCATCTCCATGCGCCGCGACGGCAAGTCACTGGGCGAACTCATCCGCATGGAAATGGGCCAGGTGGCGGGCACCATCGCCCTGTTCGGCGCCTTCATGATCATGGTCATCATCCTGGCCGTGCTGGCGCTGATCGTGGTCAAGGCGCTGGCGGAAAGCCCCTGGGGCATGTTCACCGTCGCGGCCACCGTGCCACTGGCCATGGCGATGGGCGCCTATACGCGCTGGATTCGGCCCGGTCGCATCGGCGAAGTGTCGATCCTGGGCCTGGTCGGCCTGCTCGCCGCGATCGTCTATGGCCAGGCGATCGCGCAATCGCCGGTCTGGGGGCCGATCTTCACCTTCACGCCCGTGCAACTCTGCTGGATATTGATCGGCTATGGCGCGGTGGCGTCGGTGCTGCCGGTGTGGCTGCTGCTGGCGCCGCGCGATTATCTGTCGACCTTCCTCAAGATCGGGGCGATCGCCGCACTGGCGATCGGCATCGTCATCATGGCCCCGCCGCTGAAGATGCATGCCGTCACCCAGTTCGCCGCCGGCGGCGGGCCGGTCTGGTCGGGCGGCCTCTTCCCCTTCCTGTTCATCACCATCGCCTGTGGCGCGGTGTCCGGCTTCCATGCGCTGATCGCCAGCGGCACCACGCCCAAGCTGATCGCGACCGAGAGCGACGCGCCGCTGATCGGCTATGGCGCGATGCTGATGGAGGCGTTCGTGGCGATCATGGCGCTGGTCGGCGCGTCGATCCTGGATCCGGGCATCTATTTCACGATGAACAGCCCGGCCGCTATGATCGGCACCGACCCCGCCAGCGTGTCCGCCGCCGTCACCGCCATGGGCTTTCCGATCAGTCCGGACCTCATCGTCCAGACGGCAAAGGATGTCGGCGAACATACGATCATCAGCCGGGCCGGCGGCGCACCGACGCTGGCCGTGGCGATGGCGGAAATCTTCAGCCATGTGTTCGGCGGCCCGGCGATGAAGGCCTTCTGGTATCATTTCGCCATATTGTTCGAGGCGCTGTTCATCCTGACCGCCGTCGATGCCGGCACCCGCGCCGGCCGCTTCATGCTGCAGGATCTGATCGCGCTCGCCGTGCCGAGCTTCAAGGACAGCAAGAGCCAGTTGCCCGGCTTCATCGCCACGGGCCTGTGCGTCGCGGCCTGGGGCTTTTTCCTCTATCAGGGCGTCACCGATCCGCTGGGCGGGGTGAACACGCTATGGCCGGTGTTCGGCATCTCCAACCAGATGCTGGCCGCGATCGCGCTGATGCTGGGGACCGCCGTGCTGTTCCGGATGAAGCGCGACCGCTTCGCCTGGGTGACGATGGTGCCCGCCGCCTGGCTGCTGATCTGCACGCTGTCGGCCGGCTTCTTGAAGCTGTTTTCGGCCGATGCGAAGGTCGGCTTCCTGGCCCATGCCGCCAAATATAGCGCGGCGCTGGACAAGGGCGAGGTTCTGGCGCCGGCCAAGTCGATGGCGGAAATGCGCCAGATCCTGTTCAACGATTATGTCGATGCCGGGCTGGTCGCCATCTTCCTGGCGGTGGTGCTGGCATTGCTGGTCTTCACCATCCGCACCTGTATCGCTGCCCGGCGCTTTACCGCACCGACCGCGCGCGAGATTCCCGCGCAACTGGTCACGACGCCATGA
- a CDS encoding aminotransferase class V-fold PLP-dependent enzyme has protein sequence MTDRSKDVSRRGLLQAAAVVGAALPLAARGATTGNAMRDQLLLAPDIHYFNAANIGPAFRSAIAAHERETQAFQANPSPQYRTRYPAAADALRARLGKRMNVSAQEIALVRNSSEANTVAVRGLALKAGDEVILTDHNHPSTLETWKLRAAREGLVLKILPVPVYATSAQTVVDLFAAAITPRTRAIFLSHMSNVTGMIFPLAQIAQLTRPKGIWLHGDGAQTFGWLRLDLPALGVDSYSGSTHKWMMGPLEGGILYVRREGQAQLQPIMLSHGYWLTDEKNLDTAQKYEILGQRDDPKLIAIDATLDALDAIGEAEVERRAFAIGDQMRDMVLRLPGAKLVGTATKGLTGPVITPTFAGKDVLAIRDHLWTQGKVVVAPSKADGKPTIRFSPHIYNSADEIALIADLLAKA, from the coding sequence ATGACCGACCGGAGCAAGGACGTTTCGCGCAGGGGCTTGTTGCAGGCGGCGGCGGTCGTGGGGGCGGCACTGCCGCTGGCGGCGCGGGGCGCGACAACGGGCAATGCGATGCGCGACCAGTTGCTGCTGGCGCCCGACATCCATTATTTCAACGCCGCCAATATCGGCCCGGCCTTCCGCAGCGCGATCGCCGCGCATGAGCGCGAGACGCAGGCGTTCCAGGCCAATCCCTCGCCTCAATATCGCACCAGATATCCGGCAGCCGCCGATGCCCTGCGCGCGCGCCTGGGCAAGCGGATGAACGTCAGTGCGCAGGAAATCGCGCTGGTCCGCAACAGCAGCGAGGCGAACACGGTCGCCGTGCGCGGCCTGGCACTCAAGGCCGGGGACGAGGTGATCCTGACCGACCACAACCATCCCTCGACCCTGGAGACATGGAAGCTGCGCGCCGCGCGCGAGGGGCTGGTGCTCAAGATTTTGCCGGTGCCGGTCTATGCGACCTCGGCCCAGACGGTGGTCGATCTGTTTGCCGCCGCCATCACGCCGCGCACCCGCGCCATCTTCCTGTCGCACATGTCGAACGTCACCGGCATGATCTTCCCGCTGGCGCAGATCGCCCAGTTGACCCGGCCCAAGGGCATCTGGCTGCATGGCGATGGCGCCCAGACCTTCGGCTGGCTGCGGCTCGACCTGCCGGCGCTCGGCGTCGATTCCTATTCGGGCAGCACCCATAAATGGATGATGGGTCCGCTGGAGGGCGGCATCCTCTATGTCCGGCGCGAAGGCCAGGCACAGCTTCAGCCGATCATGCTCAGCCATGGCTATTGGCTGACCGATGAGAAGAATCTGGATACCGCGCAAAAATATGAGATTCTTGGCCAGCGCGACGATCCCAAGCTGATCGCGATCGACGCGACGCTCGATGCGCTGGATGCGATCGGCGAGGCGGAAGTCGAGCGGCGCGCCTTCGCCATCGGCGACCAGATGCGCGACATGGTGCTGCGCCTGCCCGGCGCGAAGCTGGTCGGCACGGCCACCAAGGGGCTGACCGGCCCGGTCATCACCCCGACCTTCGCCGGCAAGGATGTGCTGGCGATCCGCGACCATCTGTGGACCCAGGGCAAGGTGGTGGTCGCGCCGTCGAAGGCCGACGGCAAGCCGACCATCCGCTTCTCGCCCCATATCTACAACAGTGCCGACGAGATCGCCCTGATCGCCGACCTGCTGGCGAAGGCCTGA
- a CDS encoding DoxX family protein, whose product MVRIGLALAYAIAGAAHLMRPAGFVAITPHWVPEPQIVVALTGIAELAGAVGLMLPATRRAAAIGLALYALCVWPANFNHALHDIALGGVHLSWWYHGPRLTLQPVIIWWALWAGAVIDWPFRRR is encoded by the coding sequence ATTGTCCGAATCGGGCTGGCACTGGCCTATGCGATTGCGGGCGCGGCGCATCTGATGCGACCGGCCGGTTTCGTGGCAATCACGCCGCATTGGGTGCCGGAGCCGCAGATCGTCGTCGCGCTGACCGGTATCGCCGAACTGGCCGGTGCCGTCGGGCTGATGTTGCCGGCCACGCGCCGCGCCGCCGCGATAGGCCTCGCTCTCTATGCGCTGTGCGTCTGGCCGGCCAATTTCAACCATGCCCTGCATGACATAGCGCTGGGCGGGGTGCATCTGAGCTGGTGGTATCATGGCCCCCGGCTGACGCTGCAGCCGGTGATCATCTGGTGGGCACTCTGGGCCGGGGCGGTAATCGACTGGCCATTCCGCCGACGATAG
- a CDS encoding pyridoxamine 5'-phosphate oxidase family protein, translated as MAQQTIATLADKMQQIDFAMLSTHTEDGQIGARPMSNNQDVAYGGDSYYFTTEDTLMVKDIERDPRVGLSFHGKGGLLGQRPLFIAVEGRADLIRDRSAFEAHWNPDLERWFAQGADTPGLVMIKVHAERAHYWDGEDEGELEL; from the coding sequence ATGGCCCAGCAGACCATCGCCACCCTGGCAGACAAGATGCAGCAGATCGATTTCGCGATGCTGTCCACCCATACCGAGGATGGCCAGATCGGCGCCCGGCCGATGAGCAACAACCAGGACGTCGCCTATGGCGGCGACAGCTATTATTTCACGACCGAAGACACGCTGATGGTGAAGGATATCGAGCGCGATCCACGGGTCGGCCTGTCCTTCCATGGCAAGGGCGGCCTGCTCGGGCAGCGCCCCCTGTTCATCGCGGTCGAGGGCCGCGCCGATCTGATCCGCGATCGCAGCGCCTTTGAAGCGCATTGGAATCCGGATCTGGAGCGCTGGTTCGCGCAAGGCGCCGATACGCCCGGCCTGGTGATGATCAAGGTTCATGCCGAACGCGCCCATTATTGGGACGGCGAGGATGAAGGCGAGTTGGAGCTGTAG
- a CDS encoding 2'-5' RNA ligase family protein, translated as MLARTPSLYRLIVALKPPTRITRQIDHFAETLAPDAHRILPAHQHITLGITDDWPDYPYALVKAMHRSFTGILADPFDLSLDQLSEGGRSAALRPAHALPPLRELQRKVALAMKRAGVGARPGWSFNPHQTLYYRDSAPATQRISGFHWRVEDFVLLCSHVGRTHHELLGRWLLRGSGQYSLF; from the coding sequence ATGCTTGCCCGCACGCCGTCGCTCTATCGCCTGATCGTGGCGCTAAAGCCGCCGACCCGCATCACGCGGCAGATCGACCATTTTGCCGAGACGCTGGCGCCCGATGCCCATCGTATCCTGCCGGCGCACCAGCATATCACGCTGGGGATTACCGACGACTGGCCGGATTATCCCTATGCACTGGTGAAGGCGATGCACCGCAGCTTCACCGGCATCCTGGCCGATCCTTTCGATCTGTCGCTGGATCAGTTGAGCGAGGGTGGCCGATCGGCCGCGCTGCGGCCGGCGCATGCGCTGCCGCCGCTCCGGGAATTGCAGCGCAAGGTGGCGCTGGCGATGAAGCGGGCAGGGGTGGGCGCCCGTCCGGGCTGGAGCTTCAACCCGCACCAGACGCTCTATTATCGCGACAGTGCCCCGGCCACCCAGCGGATCAGCGGCTTCCACTGGCGGGTGGAGGATTTCGTGCTGCTATGCAGCCATGTCGGCCGCACCCATCATGAGCTGCTGGGGCGATGGCTACTGCGCGGCAGCGGCCAATATAGCCTGTTCTGA
- a CDS encoding alkylphosphonate utilization protein gives MSDDDYVYDEASGEWISAADAAARADAGDAVEVRDSVGNLLADGDQVTLIKDLVVKGAGQTLKRGTLIKSIRLTGDAQEIDCRYDGIKGLVLRAEFVRKR, from the coding sequence ATGAGCGACGATGACTATGTCTATGACGAGGCGAGCGGCGAATGGATCAGCGCGGCGGATGCCGCCGCCAGGGCCGACGCCGGCGATGCCGTGGAAGTGCGCGATTCGGTCGGCAATCTGCTGGCCGATGGCGACCAGGTGACGCTGATCAAGGATCTGGTGGTCAAGGGCGCCGGCCAGACGCTGAAGCGCGGCACGCTGATCAAGTCGATCCGCCTGACCGGCGACGCGCAGGAAATCGACTGCCGCTATGACGGCATCAAGGGGCTGGTGCTGCGCGCGGAATTCGTGCGCAAGCGCTGA
- the yihA gene encoding ribosome biogenesis GTP-binding protein YihA/YsxC, translating into MTEDDNTALIEEARKLFSGPISFLKSAPTLDYLPDMAVNEVAFAGRSNVGKSSLLNALTNRNGLARTSNTPGRTQELNFFDVGDPLRFRLVDMPGYGYAKAPKDLVKKWRFLVNDYLRGRAALKRALVLIDSRHGIKDVDTDMLDMLDGAAVSYRIVLTKSDKIKASELVAVTQRTADAIRKRPAAHPEIIATSSEKGMGIPELRAAVLEAVSQG; encoded by the coding sequence ATGACAGAAGACGACAACACCGCCCTGATCGAGGAAGCCCGCAAGCTGTTTTCCGGGCCGATCAGCTTCCTCAAATCCGCGCCGACGCTCGACTATCTGCCCGACATGGCGGTGAACGAGGTCGCCTTTGCCGGCCGATCCAATGTCGGCAAATCGTCGCTGCTGAACGCGCTGACCAACCGCAATGGCCTCGCTCGCACGTCGAACACGCCGGGCCGGACGCAGGAACTCAACTTCTTCGACGTCGGCGATCCGCTGCGCTTCCGCCTGGTCGACATGCCGGGCTATGGCTATGCCAAGGCGCCCAAGGATCTGGTCAAGAAGTGGCGGTTCCTGGTGAACGACTATCTGCGCGGACGCGCGGCGCTCAAGCGTGCGCTGGTGCTGATCGACAGCCGCCATGGCATCAAGGATGTCGACACCGACATGCTGGACATGCTCGACGGCGCGGCGGTCAGCTATCGCATCGTCCTGACCAAGAGCGACAAGATCAAGGCGAGCGAACTGGTCGCCGTGACGCAGCGCACCGCCGATGCGATCCGCAAGCGCCCGGCCGCCCATCCAGAGATCATCGCCACGTCGAGCGAAAAGGGCATGGGCATTCCCGAGCTGCGCGCCGCCGTGCTCGAAGCCGTAAGCCAGGGATAA
- the yidC gene encoding membrane protein insertase YidC — protein sequence MDDKKNIILAVLLTAAILFGWPYISEHFFPAANPPATKIEGGKTTPLTPAGEAPAQDASTAIRDRALVLKETPRVAIRTPKIIGSINLKGARIDDIVLPTYKETIAKDSPAIRLYSPSGTKDAYFAGFGWQGEGIKTPDANTVWTASGTELTPTSPVTLSWNNGAGQNFEIRYAIDENYMISAAQKVSNSGTGAIAVKSYGYVSRAAPSADPDTWTIHVGPMGVFNGAANYDVNYKDLEKGPASQSFQSTGGWIGFTDKYWLSALIPDQKDAFTGQMRKGAGTQFQTDIALAPVMLAPGKAMTQTNRLFVGAKEVKTLQAYERAGVPLFDRAIDWGWFYWFEQPIFALLHWLFETLGNFGVAIICLTFCVRALMFPVAQRQFASMAAMRAVQPKMKALQEKYKDDKQQLQQKMMELYKQEKVNPLAGCLPIFIQIPIFFALYKVLQLTIEMRHQPFVLWIKDLSAPDPLHILNLFGLLPFTPPSFLAIGVLALLLGISMWLQFKLNPAQMDPMQQQVFAIMPWMMMFIMAPFAAGLLVYWITNNCLSMAQQWWLYKRHPVLNTATATK from the coding sequence GTGGACGACAAGAAGAATATCATTCTGGCGGTGCTGCTGACCGCCGCGATCCTGTTCGGCTGGCCCTATATCTCCGAACATTTCTTCCCGGCGGCCAATCCGCCCGCGACGAAGATCGAGGGCGGCAAGACCACCCCGCTGACCCCGGCGGGCGAGGCCCCGGCGCAGGATGCATCGACCGCGATCCGCGATCGCGCGCTGGTGCTGAAGGAAACGCCGCGCGTCGCCATCCGCACGCCCAAGATCATAGGCTCCATCAACCTGAAGGGGGCGCGCATCGATGATATCGTGCTGCCGACCTACAAGGAGACGATCGCCAAGGATTCGCCGGCGATCCGCCTCTATAGCCCGAGCGGCACCAAGGACGCCTATTTCGCCGGCTTCGGCTGGCAGGGCGAGGGCATCAAGACCCCCGACGCCAACACCGTCTGGACCGCCAGCGGCACCGAACTGACCCCCACCAGCCCGGTCACGCTGAGCTGGAACAATGGCGCGGGCCAGAATTTCGAGATCCGCTATGCGATCGACGAAAATTACATGATTTCCGCCGCGCAGAAGGTGTCGAACAGCGGCACCGGCGCGATCGCGGTCAAATCCTATGGCTATGTCAGCCGTGCCGCCCCCTCGGCCGATCCCGACACCTGGACCATCCATGTCGGCCCGATGGGCGTGTTTAACGGCGCGGCCAATTATGACGTGAACTACAAGGATCTGGAAAAGGGTCCGGCCAGCCAGAGCTTCCAGTCGACCGGCGGCTGGATCGGCTTCACCGACAAATATTGGCTGTCGGCGCTGATCCCCGACCAGAAGGACGCCTTCACCGGTCAGATGCGCAAGGGTGCAGGCACCCAGTTCCAGACCGACATCGCGCTGGCGCCGGTCATGCTGGCTCCCGGCAAGGCGATGACCCAGACCAACCGGCTGTTCGTGGGCGCGAAGGAAGTGAAAACGCTGCAGGCCTATGAGCGTGCCGGCGTGCCGCTGTTCGACCGCGCGATCGACTGGGGCTGGTTCTACTGGTTCGAGCAGCCGATCTTCGCGCTGCTGCACTGGCTGTTCGAGACGCTCGGCAATTTCGGCGTCGCCATCATCTGCCTGACCTTCTGCGTCCGCGCCCTGATGTTCCCGGTCGCCCAGCGCCAGTTCGCCAGCATGGCGGCGATGCGCGCGGTGCAGCCCAAGATGAAGGCGCTGCAGGAGAAATATAAGGACGACAAGCAGCAGCTGCAGCAGAAGATGATGGAGCTGTACAAGCAGGAGAAGGTCAATCCGCTGGCCGGCTGCCTGCCCATCTTCATCCAGATCCCGATCTTCTTCGCGCTCTACAAGGTGCTGCAGCTGACGATCGAAATGCGCCACCAGCCCTTCGTGCTGTGGATCAAGGATCTGTCCGCGCCCGACCCGCTGCATATCCTCAACCTGTTCGGCCTGCTGCCCTTCACCCCGCCCTCCTTCCTGGCGATCGGTGTGCTGGCGCTGCTGCTGGGCATTTCGATGTGGCTGCAGTTCAAGCTGAACCCGGCCCAGATGGACCCGATGCAGCAGCAGGTGTTCGCGATCATGCCGTGGATGATGATGTTCATCATGGCGCCGTTCGCCGCCGGCCTGCTGGTCTACTGGATCACCAACAACTGCCTGTCGATGGCGCAGCAATGGTGGCTGTACAAGCGCCACCCCGTGCTGAACACCGCGACGGCCACCAAGTAA
- the yidD gene encoding membrane protein insertion efficiency factor YidD, which yields MIARLLILIARAWQLGPSRILPPTCRYAPSCSEYAIQAVGKYGAIKGSWLGFKRLMRCHPWGGSGYDPVP from the coding sequence ATGATTGCCCGGCTGCTGATCCTGATCGCGCGCGCCTGGCAGCTGGGTCCGTCCCGCATCCTCCCCCCCACCTGTCGCTATGCCCCCTCCTGTTCGGAATATGCGATCCAGGCCGTCGGCAAATATGGTGCGATCAAGGGTAGCTGGCTGGGGTTCAAGCGGCTAATGCGTTGCCACCCATGGGGTGGTTCGGGCTATGACCCGGTCCCCTGA
- the rnpA gene encoding ribonuclease P protein component, giving the protein MGKRADFLAANRGRRAPMPGFVLLVRERGDGDPAMRIGITVTKKIGGAVIRNRMKRRFRVLARELLPVHGVAGADHVLIGRAEGVERDFALLRGELEKALGKILTRPEGQGRPPRRKGDSRPAPPAAKTGQPA; this is encoded by the coding sequence ATGGGCAAGCGCGCGGATTTCCTGGCGGCGAATCGGGGCCGACGCGCGCCCATGCCGGGATTCGTCCTGCTGGTGCGTGAGCGCGGCGATGGCGATCCGGCGATGCGTATCGGCATCACGGTGACCAAGAAGATAGGCGGCGCTGTCATCCGCAATCGGATGAAGCGCCGTTTTCGCGTCCTGGCACGCGAACTGCTGCCTGTGCATGGTGTGGCTGGTGCCGACCATGTGCTAATCGGCCGTGCCGAAGGCGTGGAGCGCGACTTCGCGCTGCTGCGCGGCGAACTGGAAAAGGCGCTGGGCAAGATATTGACCCGCCCCGAAGGCCAGGGCCGCCCGCCCCGCCGCAAGGGCGATTCCCGACCCGCGCCCCCAGCCGCGAAGACCGGCCAGCCGGCATGA
- the rpmH gene encoding 50S ribosomal protein L34 → MKRTFQPSNLVRKRRHGFRARMATPGGRNIMRARRARGRKSLSA, encoded by the coding sequence ATGAAGCGCACTTTTCAGCCGAGCAATCTGGTTCGGAAGCGCCGTCACGGTTTTCGCGCTCGCATGGCGACCCCCGGTGGCCGCAACATCATGCGCGCCCGTCGTGCCCGCGGCCGCAAGAGCCTGAGCGCCTGA